One Calliopsis andreniformis isolate RMS-2024a chromosome 9, iyCalAndr_principal, whole genome shotgun sequence genomic window carries:
- the LOC143183955 gene encoding ATP synthase subunit C lysine N-methyltransferase: MSEVNDLNYILNESSKPSIVQQRKRLCFYLLGTTGGLATAISIICIPFVSPAFRRICLPYVPATTEQVDNIFKALTGRSGSLIDLGSGDGRIVFEAAKTGFKAYGIELNPWLVWYSKLKALSTGLSSQTTFIKQNLWKHNLSKYDNIVLFGVDQMMPDIEKKILTELQKECFVVTCRFPLPNMRAINKVGEGLDTVWIYKVPRRTQNHS; this comes from the exons ATGT CAGAGGTTAACGACTTGAATTATATTTTGAATGAAAGTAGTAAGCCCAGCATAGTACAACAAAGGAAAAGACTTTGCTTTTATCTTCTTGGGACAACAG GAGGTCTTGCCACAGCTATTAGTATAATATGTATTCCGTTCGTAAGTCCTGCATTTCGCAGGATATGTTTGCCTTATGTACCAGCTACGACAGAACAAGTAGATAATATATTCAAAGCTTTAACTGGAAGATCTGGATCATTAATTGACTTGGGAAGCGGGGATGGACGTATA GTTTTTGAAGCAGCAAAAACTGGTTTTAAAGCTTATGGAATTGAATTAAATCCTTGGCTGGTATGGTACTCTAAGTTAAAAGCTTTAAGTACAGGATTATCGTCACAGACAACTTTTATAAAACAAAATCTGTGGAAACATAATTTGAGCAAGTATGATAACATTGTCTTATTTGGTGTTGACCAGATG ATGCCAGATATAGAAAAAAAAATCTTAACAGAGTTGCAAAAAGAATGTTTTGTAGTTACTTGTAGGTTTCCACTTCCTAATATGCGTGCAATTAACAAGGTTGGCGAAGGACTTGACACTGTTTGGATCTATAAAGTACCTAGAAGGACTCAAAATCATAGTTAG
- the LOC143183952 gene encoding sodium-coupled neutral amino acid transporter 9 homolog isoform X1, whose amino-acid sequence MHKLKNDWNSDTQRDSGSESAPLLSSESHTSMDFAIFPDSETSDLESTSTNKYFKYGSLEASSFSSTVTVIPKRPPPLSQDHVLVTPLSLSTSCPLNVTQDSCYEIHNTDLIFHSEIYEANNRQYVLNDFASKYLSESYSLKQETISSTCKDTKSKQSSLVTVFSIWNTILGSSLLTIPWGIQMAGFFPGIILVLVMSGLCLYTAYCLLVVHKYYGGYKGIEVIQLSRIYLNKWAEYIAKMFSITVLLGAIIAYWVLMSNFLYNSVNFIHDSIVGTNQQSEINNSSHPSEVLCPKEMTNITNVIHDYNSLGPIWDLYRTVPLFLALLIFPLLNFNNPTFFTKFNSLGTASIMYLIVFVLIKSISWGINMDETDWENSWTVKSSFPALSGTLAMSFFIHNIIITVMQNNHDQSKNGRDLSIAYLLVMVTYMIVGVLFYVCFPLKKSCIEDNFLNNFQKWSGLTVGARIVLLFQLLTVYPLLAYMLRMLLLSSIWKTFNIGCVIIVNVILVSVCILFAVFVPYIGTIIRYTGALSGFIYVFTLPSLLYLAILRQQKKMTVFCTLLHISIPIFGFLNLLAQFFITES is encoded by the exons ATGCATAAGTTAAAGAATGATTGGAACAGTGACACGCAACGTGACAGTGGATCAGAAAGTGCTCCATTACTTTCTTCTGAATCGCATACCAGCATGGATTTTGCTATATTTCCAGATTCTGAAACAAGCGATTTGGAGTCTACTTCTACAAATAAATACTTCAA GTATGGTAGTTTAGAAGCTTCTAGTTTTAGTTCTACTGTCACTGTAATACCAAAAAGACCCCCACCCCTTAGTCAAGATCATGTCTTAGTTACACCTCTGTCATTAAGTACCTCTTGTCCACTGAATGTAACACAAGACAGTTGTTATGAAATTCATAATACAGACTTG ATATTTCATAGTGAAATCTATGAAGCAAATAATAGACAATATGTGTTGAATGATTTCGCAAGCAAATATTTGTCTGAGTCTTATTCATTGAAACAAGAAACTATAAGCTCTACATGTAAGGATACTAAATCAAAACAAAGCTCCTTGGTCACTGT GTTTTCGATATGGAATACTATATTAGGTTCATCTTTGTTAACAATACCATGGGGTATTCAAATGGCTGGTTTTTTCCCTGGGATTATTCTTGTACTTGTAATGAGCGGTCTATGTTTATATACTGCATACTGTCTTCTTGTTGTACATAAATATTATG GTGGATACAAGGGTATAGAGGTGATTCAATTGAGTCGGATATATCTGAATAAATGGGCAGAATATATTGCTAAAATGTTCAGTATTACTGTTTTACTGGGGGCAATTATTGCTTACTGGGTATTGATGTCCAACTTTTTATACAATTCTGTTAATTTCATACATGATAGTATAGTTGGAACAAATCAACAATCTGAGATTAATAATTCCTCTCATCCATCGGAAG TATTGTGCCCAAAAGAAATGACTAATATTACAAATGTAATTCATGATTATAATTCTTTGGGGCCAATTTGGGACTTGTATAGGACAGTTCCACTCTTTCTTGCTTTATTAATATTTCCACTTTTGAATTTTAATAATCCTACTTTCTTTACGAAATTCAATTCTCTTG GAACTGCATCGattatgtatttaattgtatttgtcTTAATTAAATCTATATCATGGGGCATAAACATGGATGAAACAGATTGGGAAAACAGCTGGACAGTGAAATCTTCATTTCCTGCTCTTTCTGGTACATTAGCTATGTCATTTTTCATTCATAATATCATAATTACTGTAATGCAAAATAACCACGATCAAAGTAAAAAT GGAAGAGACCTTTCAATAGCATATCTTCTTGTTATGGTAACTTATATGATAGTAGGTGTATTGTTTTATGTATGCTTTCCACTCAAGAAATCGTGTATCGAGGAC aattttttgaaCAACTTTCAAAAATGGAGTGGCCTAACTGTAGGTGCTCGCATCGTTTTACTTTTTCAATTGTTAACAGTTTACCCATTGCTTGCATACATGCTTCGAATGCTGTTGCTCTCATCGATATGGAAAACGTTCAATATAGGCTGTGTTATTATAGTTAATGTTATTCTGGTATCTGTATGCATTTTATTTGCAGTTTTTGTACCATACATTGGTACAATAATACGATATACAGGTGCCTTGAGTGGCTTCATCTATGTCTTTACCTTACCCAGTTTGTTGTATTTAGCAATTTTGAGGCAGCAGAAAAAGATGACTGTATTCTGTACACTTTTGCACATAAGTATACCAATATTTGGCTTTTTGAATTTGTTGGCTCAGTTTTTCATTACAGAATCATGA
- the LOC143183952 gene encoding sodium-coupled neutral amino acid transporter 9 homolog isoform X2: MHKLKNDWNSDTQRDSGSESAPLLSSESHTSMDFAIFPDSETSDLESTSTNKYFKFSIWNTILGSSLLTIPWGIQMAGFFPGIILVLVMSGLCLYTAYCLLVVHKYYGGYKGIEVIQLSRIYLNKWAEYIAKMFSITVLLGAIIAYWVLMSNFLYNSVNFIHDSIVGTNQQSEINNSSHPSEVLCPKEMTNITNVIHDYNSLGPIWDLYRTVPLFLALLIFPLLNFNNPTFFTKFNSLGTASIMYLIVFVLIKSISWGINMDETDWENSWTVKSSFPALSGTLAMSFFIHNIIITVMQNNHDQSKNGRDLSIAYLLVMVTYMIVGVLFYVCFPLKKSCIEDNFLNNFQKWSGLTVGARIVLLFQLLTVYPLLAYMLRMLLLSSIWKTFNIGCVIIVNVILVSVCILFAVFVPYIGTIIRYTGALSGFIYVFTLPSLLYLAILRQQKKMTVFCTLLHISIPIFGFLNLLAQFFITES, from the exons ATGCATAAGTTAAAGAATGATTGGAACAGTGACACGCAACGTGACAGTGGATCAGAAAGTGCTCCATTACTTTCTTCTGAATCGCATACCAGCATGGATTTTGCTATATTTCCAGATTCTGAAACAAGCGATTTGGAGTCTACTTCTACAAATAAATACTTCAA GTTTTCGATATGGAATACTATATTAGGTTCATCTTTGTTAACAATACCATGGGGTATTCAAATGGCTGGTTTTTTCCCTGGGATTATTCTTGTACTTGTAATGAGCGGTCTATGTTTATATACTGCATACTGTCTTCTTGTTGTACATAAATATTATG GTGGATACAAGGGTATAGAGGTGATTCAATTGAGTCGGATATATCTGAATAAATGGGCAGAATATATTGCTAAAATGTTCAGTATTACTGTTTTACTGGGGGCAATTATTGCTTACTGGGTATTGATGTCCAACTTTTTATACAATTCTGTTAATTTCATACATGATAGTATAGTTGGAACAAATCAACAATCTGAGATTAATAATTCCTCTCATCCATCGGAAG TATTGTGCCCAAAAGAAATGACTAATATTACAAATGTAATTCATGATTATAATTCTTTGGGGCCAATTTGGGACTTGTATAGGACAGTTCCACTCTTTCTTGCTTTATTAATATTTCCACTTTTGAATTTTAATAATCCTACTTTCTTTACGAAATTCAATTCTCTTG GAACTGCATCGattatgtatttaattgtatttgtcTTAATTAAATCTATATCATGGGGCATAAACATGGATGAAACAGATTGGGAAAACAGCTGGACAGTGAAATCTTCATTTCCTGCTCTTTCTGGTACATTAGCTATGTCATTTTTCATTCATAATATCATAATTACTGTAATGCAAAATAACCACGATCAAAGTAAAAAT GGAAGAGACCTTTCAATAGCATATCTTCTTGTTATGGTAACTTATATGATAGTAGGTGTATTGTTTTATGTATGCTTTCCACTCAAGAAATCGTGTATCGAGGAC aattttttgaaCAACTTTCAAAAATGGAGTGGCCTAACTGTAGGTGCTCGCATCGTTTTACTTTTTCAATTGTTAACAGTTTACCCATTGCTTGCATACATGCTTCGAATGCTGTTGCTCTCATCGATATGGAAAACGTTCAATATAGGCTGTGTTATTATAGTTAATGTTATTCTGGTATCTGTATGCATTTTATTTGCAGTTTTTGTACCATACATTGGTACAATAATACGATATACAGGTGCCTTGAGTGGCTTCATCTATGTCTTTACCTTACCCAGTTTGTTGTATTTAGCAATTTTGAGGCAGCAGAAAAAGATGACTGTATTCTGTACACTTTTGCACATAAGTATACCAATATTTGGCTTTTTGAATTTGTTGGCTCAGTTTTTCATTACAGAATCATGA
- the Pgm1 gene encoding phosphoglucose mutase 1 isoform X2, with translation MSSTVTSKIVETRVYEGQKPGTSGLRKAVRVFMQEHYTENFVQAILEALGDQLPGSTLVVGGDGRYYGKEAVGKIIRIAAANGVKKLIVGQNGILSTPAVSTIIRKYKTQGGIVLTASHNPGGPDADFGIKFNCENGGPAPDHVTNKIYEITKSLKSYKIASDINIDLDKIQSSIIQVDGNQFTVDIIDSVNDYLELMKDIFDFSSIKKLLQGSNERPPFKVLINGMNGVTGPYIKRIFSDELGVDNSSIVNATPLEDFGGLHPDPNLTYAKDLVNAIKNGPYDFGAAFDGDGDRNMILGKKAFFVTPSDSLAVLAANLNSIPYFKKTGVKGFARSMPTGAAVDRVATKTNIKLFEVPTGWKYFGNLMDAGHLSLCGEESFGTGSDHIREKDGIWACLAWLSVIANLGKPVEEILLNHWQTYGRNFFTRYDYENCESDGANKMMQQIETAIQKPEFVGTKLTAEGKTYVVKLGDNYSYVDPVDASKASKQGLRILFEDGSRIIYRLSGTGSSGATIRVYVDSYENDPASLTKDAQEVLKPLVLLRKLPFPVLSLASRDDSK, from the exons ATGTCGAGTACGGTTACGAGCAAAATCGTGGAGACACGAGTCTACGAGGGGCAAAAGCCGGGTACCTCGGGATTGCGAAAAGCTGTACGGGTGTTTATGCAAGAACATTACACGGAAAATTTCGTTCAGGCGATACTCGAAGCGCTTGGTGATCAATTGCCCGGTAGCACGTTGGTCGTGGGCGGTGATGGAAGGTATTATGGGAAGGAAGCAGTTGGAAAAATTATCAGAATCGCGGCAGCGAATGGA GTGAAGAAACTGATAGTTGGACAGAATGGGATATTGTCAACTCCGGCAGTTTCCACCATAATTAGGAAATATAAAACTCAAGGTGGAATTGTTCTGACTGCTTCCCATAATCCTGGTGGACCAGATGCTGATTTTGGCATCAAATTCAATTGTGAGAATGGTGGCCCTGCTCCAGATCATGTCACAAATAAGATTTATGAGATTACCAAGTCGCTCAAAAGCTATAAGATTGCTTCTGATATAAACATAGATTTAGACAAAATACAGAGTAGTATTATTCAGGTTGATGGAAATCAATTTACTGTAGATATAATAGACTCTGTGAATGACTATCTAGAGCTTATGAAAGACATTTTTGACTTTTCGAGTATCAAAAAATTACTTCAAGGAAGTAATGAACGACCTCCTTTTAAGGTTCTCATTAACGGAATGAATGGAG TTACTGGAccatatataaaacgaatatttagtGACGAATTAGGTGTTGATAACTCAAGCATTGTGAATGCAACTCCATTAGAAGATTTTGGAGGACTTCATCCTGATCCAAATTTAACATATGCCAAAGACTTAGTAAATGCTATTAAAAATGGTCCATACGATTTTGGTGCTGCTTTTGATGGGGATGGAGATAGGAATATG ATATTAGGCAAAAAGGCTTTCTTTGTTACACCTTCTGATTCCTTAGCAGTATTAGCTGCTAATTTGAATTCAATACCATATTTCAAGAAGACTGGTGTTAAAGGGTTTGCTAGATCTATGCCAACAGGTGCTGCTGTAGATAGAGTAGCAACTAAAACTAACATTAAACTTTTTGAAGTACCCACAGGCTGGAAATATTTTG GTAATTTAATGGATGCTGGGCATCTGTCTCTTTGTGGGGAAGAAAGTTTTGGTACTGGTTCTGACCATATTCGTGAAAAAGATGGAATATGGGCATGCCTTGCATGGCTTAGTGTAATTGCAAACCTTGGAAAACCTGTAgaagaaatattattaaatcACTGGCAAACATATGGAAGGAACTTCTTTACAAG GTATGATTATGAAAATTGTGAATCTGACGGGGCAAATAAAATGATGCAGCAAATTGAAACAGCAATACAAAAACCCGAATTTGTGGGTACAAAGTTGACAGCTGAAGGTAAAACATACGTTGTAAAATTAGGTGACAATTATTCTTATGTAGATCCTGTTGATGCCAGCAAAGCTAGTAAACAG GGATTACGAATATTATTTGAAGATGGTTCCCGTATAATATATCGTCTGTCTGGTACAGGAAGTTCTGGAGCGACAATTCGTGTATATGTTGATAGTTACGAAAATGATCCGGCGTCTTTAACGAAAGATGCTCAAGAAGTTCTTAAACCGTTG GTTCTATTACGGAAACTTCCGTTTCCGGTTCTATCACTTGCGTCACGAGACGATTCAAAATGA
- the Pgm1 gene encoding phosphoglucose mutase 1 isoform X1, whose amino-acid sequence MSSTVTSKIVETRVYEGQKPGTSGLRKAVRVFMQEHYTENFVQAILEALGDQLPGSTLVVGGDGRYYGKEAVGKIIRIAAANGVKKLIVGQNGILSTPAVSTIIRKYKTQGGIVLTASHNPGGPDADFGIKFNCENGGPAPDHVTNKIYEITKSLKSYKIASDINIDLDKIQSSIIQVDGNQFTVDIIDSVNDYLELMKDIFDFSSIKKLLQGSNERPPFKVLINGMNGVTGPYIKRIFSDELGVDNSSIVNATPLEDFGGLHPDPNLTYAKDLVNAIKNGPYDFGAAFDGDGDRNMILGKKAFFVTPSDSLAVLAANLNSIPYFKKTGVKGFARSMPTGAAVDRVATKTNIKLFEVPTGWKYFGNLMDAGHLSLCGEESFGTGSDHIREKDGIWACLAWLSVIANLGKPVEEILLNHWQTYGRNFFTRYDYENCESDGANKMMQQIETAIQKPEFVGTKLTAEGKTYVVKLGDNYSYVDPVDASKASKQGLRILFEDGSRIIYRLSGTGSSGATIRVYVDSYENDPASLTKDAQEVLKPLVNIALEFSKIRECTGRDAPTVIT is encoded by the exons ATGTCGAGTACGGTTACGAGCAAAATCGTGGAGACACGAGTCTACGAGGGGCAAAAGCCGGGTACCTCGGGATTGCGAAAAGCTGTACGGGTGTTTATGCAAGAACATTACACGGAAAATTTCGTTCAGGCGATACTCGAAGCGCTTGGTGATCAATTGCCCGGTAGCACGTTGGTCGTGGGCGGTGATGGAAGGTATTATGGGAAGGAAGCAGTTGGAAAAATTATCAGAATCGCGGCAGCGAATGGA GTGAAGAAACTGATAGTTGGACAGAATGGGATATTGTCAACTCCGGCAGTTTCCACCATAATTAGGAAATATAAAACTCAAGGTGGAATTGTTCTGACTGCTTCCCATAATCCTGGTGGACCAGATGCTGATTTTGGCATCAAATTCAATTGTGAGAATGGTGGCCCTGCTCCAGATCATGTCACAAATAAGATTTATGAGATTACCAAGTCGCTCAAAAGCTATAAGATTGCTTCTGATATAAACATAGATTTAGACAAAATACAGAGTAGTATTATTCAGGTTGATGGAAATCAATTTACTGTAGATATAATAGACTCTGTGAATGACTATCTAGAGCTTATGAAAGACATTTTTGACTTTTCGAGTATCAAAAAATTACTTCAAGGAAGTAATGAACGACCTCCTTTTAAGGTTCTCATTAACGGAATGAATGGAG TTACTGGAccatatataaaacgaatatttagtGACGAATTAGGTGTTGATAACTCAAGCATTGTGAATGCAACTCCATTAGAAGATTTTGGAGGACTTCATCCTGATCCAAATTTAACATATGCCAAAGACTTAGTAAATGCTATTAAAAATGGTCCATACGATTTTGGTGCTGCTTTTGATGGGGATGGAGATAGGAATATG ATATTAGGCAAAAAGGCTTTCTTTGTTACACCTTCTGATTCCTTAGCAGTATTAGCTGCTAATTTGAATTCAATACCATATTTCAAGAAGACTGGTGTTAAAGGGTTTGCTAGATCTATGCCAACAGGTGCTGCTGTAGATAGAGTAGCAACTAAAACTAACATTAAACTTTTTGAAGTACCCACAGGCTGGAAATATTTTG GTAATTTAATGGATGCTGGGCATCTGTCTCTTTGTGGGGAAGAAAGTTTTGGTACTGGTTCTGACCATATTCGTGAAAAAGATGGAATATGGGCATGCCTTGCATGGCTTAGTGTAATTGCAAACCTTGGAAAACCTGTAgaagaaatattattaaatcACTGGCAAACATATGGAAGGAACTTCTTTACAAG GTATGATTATGAAAATTGTGAATCTGACGGGGCAAATAAAATGATGCAGCAAATTGAAACAGCAATACAAAAACCCGAATTTGTGGGTACAAAGTTGACAGCTGAAGGTAAAACATACGTTGTAAAATTAGGTGACAATTATTCTTATGTAGATCCTGTTGATGCCAGCAAAGCTAGTAAACAG GGATTACGAATATTATTTGAAGATGGTTCCCGTATAATATATCGTCTGTCTGGTACAGGAAGTTCTGGAGCGACAATTCGTGTATATGTTGATAGTTACGAAAATGATCCGGCGTCTTTAACGAAAGATGCTCAAGAAGTTCTTAAACCGTTGGTTAATATTGCACTAGAGTTCAGTAAAATACGAGAATGTACCGGACGTGATGCACCAACCGTTATCACATAA
- the LOC143183956 gene encoding U3 small nucleolar ribonucleoprotein IMP3: MVRKLKYHEQKLLKKVDFISWEADNNLHEVKILKRYRIQKREDYTKYNKLSREIRELGKKIKELDAEHPFRVEQSALLLEKLYIMGLIPTKWDLSLTQTITAGSFCRRRLPVVMVRNKMSQNIKMATQLVEQGHVRVGAEVVKDPAFLVTRNLEDFVTWVDTSAIKKHVLEYNNARDDFDMA, translated from the exons ATGGTTCGAAAATTAAAATATCATGAACAAAAGTTGTTAAAAAAGGTTGATTTCATATCATGGGAGGCTGACAACAATTTGCACGAAGTGAAAATTTTGAAACGATATAGAATACAAAAAAGAGAGGACTATACAAA ATACAACAAATTATCAAGGGAAATTCGGGAATTAGGCAAAAAAATTAAAGAACTTGATGCAGAACATCCATTTAGAGTGGAACAGAGTGCACTGTTACTAGAAAAATTATACATAATGGGGCTTATACCAACAAAGTGGGATTTGTCATTAACACAAACAATAACAGCAGGTTCGTTTTGTAGAAGACGATTACCAGTTGTTATGGTACGAAACAAAATGAGCCAGAACATTAAAATGGCAACACAATTGGTAGAACAAGGCCATGTTCGAGTTGGAGCAGAAGTTGTCAAAGATCCAGCATTTTTAGTAACAag GAATTTAGAAGATTTTGTAACTTGGGTTGATACATCTGCCATTAAGAAACATGTATTAGAATATAATAATGCT AGGGATGACTTTGATATGGCATAG
- the LOC143183957 gene encoding small integral membrane protein 8 yields MDKKNQDPAPGDGLRSLRSTALFRAVNYELYVKPNKMIMIFGAVTMLSCMGYIIYMRQKYDTTQYYTAVTGDGSLVSKKKTSKWVD; encoded by the exons ATGGATAAAAAGAATCAGGACCCAGCTCCAGGTGATGGATTGCGTTCCTTGAGAAGTACTGCACTGTTTCGTGCAGTTAATTATGAATTATATGTCAAACCA AATAAAATGATAATGATTTTTGGAGCAGTAACCATGCTCAGTTGCATGGGCTATATTATTTATATGCGTCAAAAATATGATACTACACAGTATTATACAGCAGTAACAGGAGATGGCTCACTTGTTTCAAAAAAGAAAACATCTAAATGGGTAGACTGA
- the Got1 gene encoding glutamate oxaloacetate transaminase 1 has product MSTTRFSGIKLGPPIEVFALQKAFVEDTYEKKVNLSIGAYRTNEGKPWVLPVVRKVEKSLAADELQNHEYLPVLGLDAFSQAATTMLLGTDSPVIAQNRAFGIQTLSGTGALRVAAEFLCRILHYDTFYYSRPTWENHKLVFINGGFKKACEYIYWNPTTRNVDIEGMLKDLGDAPENAVIILHACAHNPTGCDPTPEQWNKIADVIQEKRLFPLFDSAYQGFASGDLDKDAFAVRLFAERGIEFMCTQSFAKNFGLYNERVGNLVVVMSDAKEIAQTKSQLTLIVRGMYSNPPNHGARIVATVLRNPDLFKEWKGHICTMSNRIKEMRKSLHERLIRLGTPGSWEHITQQIGMFSYTGLTERQVEHLINHYHIYMLRSGRINMCGLNEFNLDYVANAIYETVVLFPESEKNCIC; this is encoded by the exons ATGTCTACGACGAGATTCAGTGGGATTAAATTAGGACCTCCGATAGAAGTTTTTGCTCTTCAAAAAGCCTTCGTGGAGGATACTTACGAAAAAAAAGTAAATTTATCGATAGGAG CTTATCGTACCAATGAAGGAAAGCCATGGGTATTACCAGTTGTGAGAAAAGTGGAGAAATCGTTAGCTGCAGATGAACTGCAAAATCATGAATATCTCCCTGTTTTGGGATTGGATGCTTTTAGCCAAGCAGCAACAACCATGTTGCTGGGAACAGATTCTCCTGTTATTGCACAAAATCGTGCTTTTGGTATTCAGACATTATCTGGTACTGGAGCATTGCGTGTTGCAGCTGAATTTTTATGTCGTATTCTGCATTATGATACATTTTACTACAGCAGACCCACATGGG AAAATCATAAACTTGTGTTCATAAATGGAGGATTTAAGAAAGCTTGCGAATATATATATTGGAATCCTACTACTCGCAATGTTGACATAGAAGGAATGCTCAAAGATCTTGGCGATGCTCCAGAAAATGCTGTAATTATTCTTCATGCTTGTGCCCATAATCCCACTGGATGTGATCCAACTCCAGAACAGTGGAATAAGATAGCAGATGTAATACAGGAGAAACGTCTATTCCCACTTTTTGATAGTGCATATCAG GGATTTGCTAGTGGAGATCTAGATAAAGATGCTTTCGCTGTAAGACTGTTTGCTGAGCGTGGAATAGAATTTATGTGTACTCAAAGTTTTGCTAAGAATTTTGGATTGTACAACGAAAGAGTTGGGAATTTAGTAGTTGTAATGTCTGATGCAAAAGAAATAGCACAAACAAAGTCTCAATTGACCTTAATCGTTCGAGGAATGTATAGTAATCCACCAAATCACGGTGCAAGAATAGTAGCAACAGTACTACGAAATCCAGATCTTTTTAAAGAATG GAAAGGTCATATctgcaccatgtcgaatagaatAAAAGAAATGCGAAAAAGTTTACACGAAAGACTGATTCGATTAGGAACTCCAGGTTCCTGGGAACATATTACTCAACAAATTGGAATGTTCTCTTATACCGGTCTTACTG AGAGACAAGTTGAACATTTGATCAATCACTATCACATCTACATGTTGCGAAGCGGAAGAATAAATATGTGCGGATTAAATGAATTTAACTTGGACTATGTAGCAAATGCCATTTATGAAACTGTCGTATTATTTCCAGAAAgtgaaaaaaattgtatatgTTGA